A region of Paenibacillus sp. JNUCC-31 DNA encodes the following proteins:
- a CDS encoding UvrD-helicase domain-containing protein — MLSPNSTFYPRPLGVTPAASLPNSPSAPLETSRQLVSSDERDAPYFRSLEEVGIRLNGPQISAVRHGKGPLLTLAGAGCGKTTVLAARAGYLMEVSGVHAGSILLVTFTNKAATEMKDRIAALPGIRPAAARAVQARTFHSFALTLLRHYGVQEEIFGESRAQHTVIKMLLRQYGMSEAFQPESLLAMLSAWKMQGSETNDLPEKSQEERDAKRVLLGYEAWKRDRSKMDFDDILLRAAALLRDPAVLKPLQQRFQYIMVDEFQDTNGLQYEIVQKLAAAHRNLMVVGDDDQTIYTFNGARQESILEFDKVYPGARIVTLDINYRSDARILGLGSELVARNKRRRDKRLRAAGHRGDAPRFATPSNAEEEAAWVVNQLCQQVEEGLHTYRNIAILHRTASSSRAIFEQLVLKNVPFVQHGASPVFYDQSLIRPLMDHMRLSLNPRAMEALPSALGPLYVSRDAGLEWIQRSEQQQAKKYPLIHLAKWDKLKPFQQEQVKERIKLIKSLTKLKPVIAIQEMRRQFYDKYMESGDPSIFTHYKETMLETLDEFEAAAKKFETVEEFIQFADELSRRHREMESLRRAQDSDAVQLMTIHRAKGLEFPCVYWIGASEGIVPHSTALRQDIPEDQKAALTVQQTDAELDMALEEERRLAYVAITRAKQYLYITSPASHHGKPADVSRFLLEAFGMEVPDKRKNREDSRTGHHASYSKGNGQHARSGARSESRDVVQRRAISHSERRDFEVHNERDDDRLSERRGSGEIRNHKAFSTTGVSQASSSSNRSGSHSSGNGERMETVAIWKCSSSTCKAWLRQKSDVPSAKASKRVTSGPPVCPLCSGTMEAGTRKVPVTGRFGR; from the coding sequence ATGTTAAGTCCGAACTCAACGTTTTACCCCCGTCCGCTTGGGGTTACCCCGGCGGCATCCTTGCCTAACTCTCCTTCCGCTCCGTTGGAGACGAGCAGGCAACTTGTGAGCAGCGATGAACGGGATGCCCCTTATTTCCGCTCGCTGGAGGAGGTGGGCATCCGGCTGAACGGACCCCAAATCTCCGCGGTTCGCCATGGCAAGGGACCCTTGCTGACCCTCGCAGGAGCGGGCTGCGGCAAAACAACCGTACTCGCTGCACGAGCCGGCTATCTAATGGAGGTTAGTGGGGTTCACGCCGGCAGCATCCTGCTGGTGACGTTCACCAACAAAGCTGCTACCGAGATGAAGGACCGTATTGCCGCACTGCCTGGCATCCGTCCCGCGGCCGCAAGAGCGGTGCAGGCCCGTACCTTCCATTCCTTTGCACTGACGCTGCTGCGTCATTACGGCGTGCAGGAGGAGATTTTTGGCGAGTCCCGGGCTCAGCACACTGTCATCAAGATGCTCCTTCGCCAATATGGCATGAGTGAGGCATTCCAACCGGAGAGTTTGCTGGCCATGCTGTCTGCCTGGAAGATGCAAGGATCGGAAACCAACGATCTGCCCGAAAAATCTCAGGAAGAACGCGATGCCAAGCGTGTTCTTCTTGGTTATGAAGCCTGGAAGCGGGATCGGAGCAAAATGGATTTTGATGATATTTTGCTGCGCGCAGCTGCTCTGCTGCGTGATCCTGCGGTGCTTAAACCACTTCAGCAGCGTTTTCAATACATCATGGTTGATGAGTTCCAGGATACCAACGGTCTGCAATATGAGATTGTACAAAAACTGGCTGCAGCCCATCGCAATCTCATGGTTGTGGGAGACGACGACCAGACGATCTATACGTTTAATGGAGCGCGCCAGGAATCCATACTGGAATTCGATAAAGTTTACCCTGGTGCACGTATCGTGACGCTGGATATCAACTACCGCAGTGATGCGCGTATTCTGGGACTAGGCAGCGAACTGGTTGCCCGGAACAAACGCAGACGCGACAAACGGCTGCGGGCAGCTGGACACCGCGGGGACGCCCCCCGGTTTGCAACTCCCTCCAATGCCGAGGAAGAAGCAGCTTGGGTCGTGAACCAGCTCTGTCAACAGGTGGAGGAAGGGTTGCACACTTATCGCAATATTGCGATTCTCCACCGGACAGCCAGCAGCAGTCGAGCGATATTTGAGCAACTTGTTCTGAAGAATGTACCTTTTGTACAACATGGGGCTTCGCCGGTCTTCTATGATCAGTCGCTGATCAGACCGCTGATGGATCATATGCGTCTGTCGCTAAATCCACGCGCCATGGAAGCTCTGCCGAGCGCACTTGGACCCCTCTATGTGTCCCGGGACGCCGGTCTGGAGTGGATTCAGCGTAGTGAACAGCAACAGGCGAAGAAATATCCACTCATCCATCTGGCCAAATGGGACAAGCTGAAACCTTTCCAGCAGGAACAAGTTAAGGAACGCATCAAACTGATCAAATCGCTAACGAAACTGAAACCGGTTATTGCCATCCAGGAAATGCGCCGCCAGTTCTACGACAAGTATATGGAGAGCGGTGATCCAAGCATCTTTACCCATTACAAGGAGACTATGCTGGAGACACTGGACGAATTCGAAGCTGCTGCCAAAAAATTTGAGACGGTTGAAGAATTCATCCAATTTGCGGATGAACTCTCCCGCAGGCACCGAGAGATGGAATCACTGCGCCGTGCACAGGACAGTGACGCGGTACAACTGATGACCATCCATCGCGCCAAAGGGCTTGAGTTCCCATGTGTGTATTGGATCGGAGCCAGCGAAGGAATCGTGCCTCACAGCACAGCTCTGCGGCAGGATATTCCCGAAGACCAGAAGGCTGCCCTTACGGTGCAGCAAACGGATGCAGAGCTGGATATGGCTCTGGAAGAAGAACGGCGACTCGCTTATGTAGCCATCACACGGGCCAAGCAGTATTTATATATAACTTCTCCCGCCAGTCATCACGGAAAACCGGCAGATGTTTCCCGTTTTCTGCTTGAGGCCTTTGGCATGGAAGTTCCAGACAAACGCAAAAACCGCGAAGACAGCCGAACAGGCCATCACGCGTCATATAGCAAAGGCAATGGACAACACGCCCGCTCTGGTGCCCGTTCCGAAAGTCGGGATGTTGTACAGCGTCGTGCAATCAGCCACAGTGAACGTCGTGACTTCGAAGTGCACAATGAACGTGACGATGATCGGCTCAGTGAACGGCGTGGCAGCGGTGAAATCCGCAATCATAAAGCATTCAGCACAACAGGTGTGAGTCAGGCATCTTCGTCCTCGAACCGTTCGGGATCGCATTCCTCAGGAAATGGCGAACGTATGGAGACCGTGGCGATCTGGAAATGCAGTTCTTCCACCTGCAAGGCGTGGCTGCGCCAGAAATCGGACGTGCCTTCAGCCAAAGCATCCAAAAGGGTAACGTCTGGTCCTCCAGTCTGCCCCCTGTGTTCAGGCACGATGGAAGCCGGTACCCGCAAGGTTCCCGTAACCGGGCGGTTCGGAAGGTAA
- a CDS encoding zinc ribbon domain-containing protein, with protein sequence MKLLQRIKNGANKATERAQHAVEIGKLNNQIVGLQQEQEVHFTDMGRIFYEGYRAQDMTRAEKEMVDLSRLCDELQDEIDGLRNKIAELKNERLCECGHVASLDANFCPKCGRKLGEFKPAAASVGATSAARQEAAVAQSPERPAYDAPMEEELEEAEPYHTVIPSIADLETESEYNSTEFTQEEKEAFDAEWERRRDEEMQRERERQQELDERIRYWKENNPIVNTVDVQTEVPREMVNCQICAAELPKGSKWCPRCGAEQI encoded by the coding sequence ATGAAATTGCTTCAGCGAATTAAAAACGGAGCGAACAAAGCAACAGAGCGTGCCCAACACGCTGTTGAAATTGGGAAATTGAATAACCAGATTGTGGGCTTGCAACAGGAGCAGGAAGTCCATTTTACAGATATGGGTCGAATCTTCTATGAGGGTTATCGGGCACAGGACATGACGCGTGCGGAAAAAGAGATGGTTGATCTGTCACGGTTATGCGATGAGCTGCAGGATGAGATCGATGGTCTGCGCAACAAAATTGCAGAGCTCAAAAATGAGCGGTTATGCGAGTGCGGGCACGTCGCTTCACTGGATGCCAACTTCTGTCCGAAATGCGGACGCAAGTTGGGTGAATTCAAGCCCGCAGCAGCTTCTGTGGGAGCCACAAGTGCGGCGAGACAGGAAGCAGCTGTAGCCCAAAGCCCGGAGCGGCCAGCTTACGATGCGCCAATGGAAGAGGAGCTGGAGGAAGCTGAGCCGTATCATACGGTCATTCCGTCCATCGCGGACCTGGAGACTGAATCGGAATATAACAGCACGGAGTTTACCCAGGAAGAAAAGGAAGCGTTCGATGCAGAGTGGGAGCGCCGCCGGGATGAAGAAATGCAGCGGGAGCGTGAACGTCAGCAGGAGCTGGATGAGCGCATTCGGTACTGGAAAGAAAATAACCCAATTGTGAATACAGTCGACGTACAAACCGAAGTGCCACGTGAAATGGTCAATTGTCAGATTTGTGCAGCTGAGCTGCCCAAAGGTTCAAAATGGTGCCCGCGCTGCGGTGCTGAGCAGATCTGA
- a CDS encoding TrmB family transcriptional regulator codes for MDQLLHHLRHLGFTEMESKIMVELARQGSASGYEVAKRLGVSRSNVYSTLQRLEQRGFLRCSPGEPAKYSVLKPDEMTSMISGQMRASLEYVQSSMPQHEPEKPVFYNIEGDKNVFENLSRELAEAQHEIVVDVWREEAELLHDDLRRAEDRGVRLLWSCDGGEGMMDQPAPWPGLPLYGTGNGRKFSLVIDRRWSMLGVRGESCATQALVTEHPVMTGLLLNHFAQELVLYELEQDMGEELEQRYGHRYKNLSARYWSVPSKGDQEA; via the coding sequence ATGGACCAACTGCTGCATCATTTGCGCCACCTCGGGTTTACCGAGATGGAATCTAAAATTATGGTAGAACTTGCCCGGCAAGGGTCAGCCTCGGGGTATGAGGTTGCCAAACGTCTGGGCGTGTCCCGTTCCAATGTATATAGTACCCTGCAACGTCTGGAACAGCGGGGATTCCTGCGATGCAGCCCAGGAGAGCCTGCGAAGTACAGTGTGCTGAAGCCTGACGAGATGACAAGCATGATCTCTGGGCAGATGCGTGCCTCGCTGGAGTATGTACAGAGCAGTATGCCGCAGCATGAGCCGGAAAAGCCAGTCTTTTACAACATTGAAGGCGACAAAAATGTATTTGAGAACCTAAGCCGTGAACTGGCTGAGGCCCAACATGAGATCGTGGTGGATGTATGGCGTGAGGAAGCGGAATTGCTGCATGATGACTTGCGGCGCGCGGAAGATCGGGGTGTGCGTCTGTTATGGTCATGTGATGGTGGAGAAGGCATGATGGACCAACCCGCTCCCTGGCCAGGCTTGCCTCTGTACGGTACCGGTAATGGCCGAAAGTTCTCCCTCGTAATTGATCGCCGCTGGAGCATGTTAGGGGTGCGCGGAGAATCCTGCGCGACTCAGGCGCTGGTGACAGAACATCCCGTCATGACCGGACTGCTGCTGAACCATTTTGCACAGGAACTGGTGTTGTATGAACTGGAACAGGACATGGGTGAGGAGCTGGAGCAGCGTTATGGACATCGGTACAAAAACCTCTCTGCACGTTATTGGTCGGTTCCCTCGAAAGGTGATCAGGAGGCCTGA
- a CDS encoding NUDIX hydrolase, with product MTPERFDIYDDQQNWIGTELRSVVHAKGFWHRSFHCWIVRDEGEQRWVLFQRRREIKDTFPGCYDITAAGHLTAGEQLHEASRELEEELGVQTPFETLTYLMTAKQQLQGEVRGVPFIDREFSSVYGLCLNQPLEAYTLQASEVDSLFEVPLDDLLALFRGETDVIHAAGVKAAQSVGPDHVHHVHQTTDNPVPLSIQQRPIRASEFVPHGTAYYMDVLEALYHVPKD from the coding sequence ATGACCCCAGAACGTTTCGATATTTATGACGATCAGCAAAATTGGATAGGTACCGAGCTGCGCAGTGTGGTTCATGCCAAAGGATTCTGGCATCGTTCATTTCACTGCTGGATCGTGCGCGACGAAGGCGAGCAACGTTGGGTTCTTTTTCAGCGACGACGGGAGATCAAGGATACCTTCCCTGGATGTTACGACATTACAGCTGCAGGACACCTCACTGCCGGCGAACAGCTGCATGAAGCCAGTCGTGAACTGGAGGAAGAGCTGGGTGTGCAGACACCTTTTGAAACATTGACCTACCTGATGACTGCAAAGCAGCAGTTACAGGGGGAAGTGCGAGGTGTACCCTTTATCGACCGGGAATTCAGTTCCGTGTATGGACTTTGCCTGAACCAGCCTCTCGAAGCCTATACCTTGCAAGCAAGTGAAGTCGACAGCTTGTTCGAAGTACCCCTAGATGATCTGCTCGCCTTGTTTCGAGGTGAAACAGACGTCATTCATGCTGCTGGAGTGAAGGCGGCCCAGTCAGTGGGGCCGGATCATGTACATCATGTACATCAGACAACGGATAATCCAGTTCCCCTGTCCATTCAACAACGTCCGATTCGAGCCTCCGAGTTTGTACCACACGGTACAGCATATTATATGGATGTCCTTGAGGCGTTATATCATGTGCCCAAAGACTGA
- the mscL gene encoding large conductance mechanosensitive channel protein MscL, whose amino-acid sequence MNLIVKGDLQSMKGVLKEFKEFAVRGNVIDLAVGVIIGAAFGKIVTSLVNDIIMPPVGKLLGGVDFSQKIINLDWDMRTASGQEIKTLAQANEAGATVIAYGQFINVMIDFIIVAFCIFMLVKGINYIKSKEHKKPEPQKTTKACKYCLSEIPAAATRCSHCTSALEAEGNGATA is encoded by the coding sequence ATGAATTTAATCGTCAAAGGGGATTTGCAGAGCATGAAAGGTGTACTTAAGGAATTCAAAGAATTTGCTGTACGCGGCAACGTCATCGACCTGGCTGTCGGTGTCATTATCGGGGCTGCTTTTGGTAAAATCGTCACATCTCTCGTGAATGATATCATCATGCCACCGGTGGGTAAGCTGCTTGGAGGGGTTGATTTCAGTCAGAAAATTATCAATCTGGATTGGGATATGAGAACCGCCAGTGGGCAGGAAATCAAAACATTGGCACAAGCCAACGAAGCTGGCGCAACCGTAATTGCTTACGGGCAGTTCATTAACGTCATGATTGATTTCATTATCGTTGCTTTCTGTATTTTCATGCTTGTCAAAGGTATCAATTACATCAAAAGCAAAGAACACAAAAAGCCCGAGCCGCAAAAAACGACCAAGGCCTGCAAATACTGTCTGTCCGAAATTCCGGCTGCCGCTACCCGCTGTTCGCACTGCACTTCGGCACTGGAGGCAGAAGGAAACGGTGCAACGGCTTAG
- a CDS encoding xanthine phosphoribosyltransferase → MQLLKDKVRQEGIVLSEQVLKVDSFLNHQMDPVLMKEVGKEFIRRFEGENITRVLTIESSGIAPGIMTALELNVPLIFARKQKSLTLTEDILVEKVYSFTKQETNEITVAKKFMQPGDRVLIIDDFLANGEAAFGLARIVEQVGAEVVGIGIVIEKAFQPGGRLLKEAGYRVESLVRIGALSDGQVTFADEEVTI, encoded by the coding sequence ATGCAATTGTTAAAAGACAAGGTAAGACAGGAAGGGATTGTCCTGTCCGAGCAGGTGCTCAAAGTGGATTCATTCCTGAACCACCAGATGGACCCGGTTCTGATGAAGGAGGTCGGCAAGGAGTTTATCCGCCGCTTCGAAGGAGAGAACATTACCCGTGTGCTGACGATTGAGTCGTCAGGGATTGCACCCGGGATCATGACTGCGCTGGAACTGAATGTCCCCCTTATTTTTGCACGCAAACAGAAGTCGCTCACGCTCACAGAGGATATTCTGGTTGAGAAAGTGTACTCCTTCACCAAGCAGGAGACCAATGAAATTACAGTCGCCAAGAAGTTCATGCAGCCCGGTGACCGCGTATTGATCATTGATGATTTCCTGGCCAATGGCGAGGCGGCATTTGGTCTGGCCCGCATAGTGGAGCAAGTCGGTGCAGAAGTGGTTGGGATTGGCATCGTTATTGAGAAGGCATTCCAGCCGGGAGGCCGCTTGCTGAAAGAAGCAGGATACCGGGTGGAATCGCTGGTTCGCATCGGGGCGCTGTCCGATGGACAGGTTACGTTTGCGGATGAGGAGGTCACGATCTAA